In Clostridium sp. JN-1, one genomic interval encodes:
- a CDS encoding YaaR family protein, with protein sequence MEISRVGNTSMVPSEKKRVSIKKDFSQSFNSQMEKRSEEQLKEMFDDIKKKGNRLSITKCYSDVKQYKNMIKDYLQSVLNHMYKVKKDISFWQTQYFITVDTIDSKLEEITNILMSEQKDNLNVASTIDEITGLLVDIYK encoded by the coding sequence ATGGAGATATCCAGGGTTGGAAATACCTCAATGGTACCTTCTGAAAAAAAAAGGGTCTCAATAAAAAAGGATTTTTCTCAAAGTTTTAATTCGCAGATGGAAAAAAGATCAGAAGAACAATTAAAAGAGATGTTTGACGATATAAAGAAAAAAGGTAATAGACTTTCTATAACTAAATGCTATAGTGATGTAAAGCAGTATAAAAACATGATAAAGGATTACCTGCAATCTGTTTTAAATCATATGTATAAAGTAAAAAAAGATATAAGTTTTTGGCAAACACAATACTTTATAACAGTTGATACTATAGACAGCAAGTTAGAAGAGATTACAAATATACTCATGAGTGAACAAAAGGACAATCTTAATGTGGCTTCAACTATTGATGAAATTACAGGACTACTAGTAGACATATATAAATAA
- a CDS encoding ADP-ribosylglycohydrolase family protein codes for MKRMDRILGGLYGLACGDALGGTLEFLSKKEGREEYGYIKDIVGGGVWNLRPGEVTDDTMMTIAVAEGILENPQNPIEYIGKNFLKWYDGNPKDVGNTVKLSLEAYKKYGNWKDAVLYAHKKLDGNSAGNGSIMRCLPLALYYRSLKKILKLSKQQSMLTHYDKKTWQACQLYNTIAYRYINNEDKIKAIEEETANYEDYEEIFYTNKIELNSSGYVVDTLQCALWCIINTSNAENAICEAVNLYGDPDTIGAVTGGLAGVYYGIDSIPKRWSEKILLKNKLNYIAQKFNEV; via the coding sequence ATGAAAAGGATGGATAGGATACTCGGTGGTTTGTATGGTCTAGCTTGTGGAGATGCATTAGGTGGTACACTTGAATTTTTATCAAAGAAAGAGGGAAGAGAAGAATACGGATATATAAAGGATATAGTCGGCGGCGGAGTTTGGAACTTAAGACCTGGAGAAGTTACAGATGATACTATGATGACCATAGCAGTAGCTGAAGGAATTTTAGAAAATCCGCAAAATCCTATAGAGTATATTGGTAAAAATTTTTTAAAGTGGTATGATGGAAATCCAAAGGATGTTGGAAACACAGTAAAGTTGTCATTGGAAGCTTATAAAAAGTATGGAAACTGGAAGGATGCAGTACTTTATGCACATAAAAAGTTAGATGGAAATAGTGCTGGAAATGGCAGTATAATGAGATGTTTACCTTTGGCACTATACTATAGAAGTTTAAAAAAGATATTGAAGCTGAGCAAGCAGCAATCTATGCTCACACACTATGATAAAAAAACGTGGCAAGCCTGCCAATTATATAATACTATTGCTTATAGATATATTAATAATGAGGATAAAATAAAAGCAATTGAAGAAGAAACAGCTAACTACGAAGATTATGAGGAGATATTTTATACTAATAAAATAGAGTTAAATTCATCTGGATATGTTGTTGACACACTTCAATGTGCCCTATGGTGTATTATAAATACAAGTAATGCTGAGAATGCGATATGTGAAGCTGTAAATTTATATGGAGATCCAGATACTATTGGTGCCGTAACAGGAGGCTTAGCAGGGGTATACTATGGAATAGATTCCATACCTAAAAGATGGTCAGAAAAGATATTATTAAAGAATAAGCTAAATTACATTGCACAAAAATTTAATGAAGTATAA
- a CDS encoding NAD(+) synthase → MSMTDYSFIKVASACPLTNVADIQFNLNNIKKCIDTAVTKGCKLIVFPELSITSYTCADLFCEQILLDKSNEAIKDLCDFSIDKDILIAVGAPLQYSSCLYNCAYIIFEGKVLGIVPKSYVPNYTEFYEKRWFTEGIGLINKNVDFTFQQDIPFGTNLIFTYNDFKFGFEICEDLWVTIPPSSYLSLMGANIISNLSASNEIVSKSDYRRELVKTQSARCMSAYVYSSAGVFESSTDLVFSGHLLTAENGTLLSENTRFQRENQIQTSIIDVDKLNNERLKNISFRDSSKLIPFEPLEIKFSFKNNDYKNFDRFIDKHPFVPSNETKRELHCREIFNIQTSGLAKRISHTHLTTAVIGISGGLDSTLALLVIIKTFDILKIPRENIITVTMPGFGTTDRTYNNAVNLCKMLGTNLREIDIVPACLQHFKDINHPAQKLDVTYENVQARERTQILMDIANKEGGLVIGTGDLSEVALGWSTYNGDHMSMYGVNCSVPKTLVRYLVKYVAQKEVNKETSDILMDILDTPVSPELLPKDKDGKIAQKTEDIVGPYELHDFFLYQFIRNANRPQKILFLAYQAFKEDYDKDTIDKWFNKFIKRFFTQQFKRSAIPDGPKVGSVSLSPRGDWRMPSDASYNLWTTNS, encoded by the coding sequence ATATCAATGACGGATTATAGTTTTATAAAAGTAGCTTCTGCCTGTCCTTTGACAAATGTTGCAGATATACAATTTAACTTAAATAATATAAAAAAATGCATAGATACAGCAGTCACAAAAGGCTGTAAGCTTATAGTATTTCCAGAGCTTAGTATAACTTCTTATACATGTGCAGATCTTTTTTGTGAGCAGATCTTATTAGATAAATCAAATGAAGCAATTAAAGATTTATGTGATTTTTCTATAGATAAAGATATACTTATAGCTGTAGGTGCACCTCTTCAGTATAGTTCCTGCTTATATAATTGTGCATACATAATATTTGAAGGAAAAGTCCTTGGAATAGTACCTAAAAGTTATGTGCCAAACTATACTGAATTCTATGAAAAAAGATGGTTTACAGAAGGAATAGGTCTTATAAATAAAAATGTTGATTTTACATTTCAGCAGGACATACCATTTGGAACTAATTTAATATTTACATATAATGATTTTAAGTTTGGATTTGAAATATGCGAAGACCTATGGGTAACTATACCTCCAAGCTCTTATTTAAGCCTTATGGGTGCAAATATAATATCAAATCTGTCGGCTTCAAATGAAATTGTAAGTAAATCAGATTACAGAAGAGAACTTGTAAAAACACAAAGTGCTAGATGCATGTCTGCCTATGTATATTCATCTGCAGGAGTTTTTGAATCAAGTACAGATCTTGTTTTTAGCGGTCATTTGCTTACAGCTGAAAATGGAACTTTACTTAGTGAAAATACTAGATTTCAAAGAGAAAATCAAATTCAAACTTCTATAATTGATGTAGATAAATTAAATAATGAAAGGTTAAAAAATATAAGTTTTAGAGATAGTTCAAAACTTATACCTTTTGAGCCGCTTGAAATTAAATTTTCATTTAAAAATAATGATTACAAAAACTTTGATAGATTTATTGATAAACATCCTTTTGTACCTTCAAACGAAACAAAGAGAGAATTGCACTGCAGGGAGATATTTAATATCCAAACTTCAGGACTTGCAAAAAGAATATCTCATACACATTTGACTACAGCAGTAATAGGTATATCGGGAGGACTTGATTCAACTTTAGCTCTTTTAGTTATAATTAAAACTTTTGATATTTTAAAAATTCCAAGGGAAAATATAATAACTGTTACAATGCCGGGTTTTGGAACTACTGATAGGACTTACAACAACGCAGTAAACTTATGCAAAATGCTCGGTACAAACTTAAGAGAGATAGATATAGTACCTGCATGCCTTCAACATTTCAAGGATATAAATCATCCTGCTCAAAAACTTGATGTAACGTATGAAAATGTTCAAGCAAGAGAAAGAACCCAAATTTTAATGGATATTGCAAATAAAGAAGGTGGTCTTGTAATAGGAACAGGTGATTTATCTGAAGTAGCCCTCGGATGGTCCACATATAATGGCGATCATATGTCAATGTATGGAGTAAATTGCTCAGTTCCTAAGACACTTGTTAGATATCTTGTAAAATATGTAGCACAAAAAGAAGTCAATAAAGAAACATCCGATATACTAATGGATATTTTGGATACACCTGTTAGTCCTGAACTACTTCCTAAAGATAAAGATGGAAAGATAGCACAAAAAACTGAAGACATAGTTGGTCCATATGAACTCCATGATTTCTTCTTATATCAATTTATAAGGAATGCAAATAGACCTCAAAAAATACTATTTTTAGCTTATCAAGCATTTAAGGAAGATTATGATAAAGACACTATAGACAAGTGGTTTAATAAATTTATAAAAAGATTCTTTACCCAACAGTTTAAACGTTCTGCAATCCCTGACGGTCCTAAAGTCGGAAGTGTAAGCCTTTCACCTAGAGGTGATTGGAGAATGCCATCAGATGCAAGTTACAACTTGTGGACCACAAATTCATAA
- a CDS encoding DUF378 domain-containing protein, translated as MKSLDTTALILVIIGAVNWGLIGFFRFDLVASLFGTMSALTRIVYALVGIAGLYAFSFLGRDRETREVK; from the coding sequence ATGAAATCATTAGATACTACTGCACTAATTTTAGTAATCATAGGTGCTGTCAACTGGGGCTTAATTGGATTCTTTAGATTTGATTTAGTTGCATCCTTATTTGGTACAATGTCTGCATTAACTAGAATAGTATATGCTCTTGTCGGAATAGCAGGTTTATATGCATTTTCATTTTTAGGTAGAGACAGAGAAACTAGAGAAGTTAAATAA
- a CDS encoding S1-like domain-containing RNA-binding protein, which translates to MIHIGKFNSLKIVRKASFGYYLDAGTGNTSDDILLPNGNVVDADIDVGDTVEIFLYRDSKDRLVATMKEPLAEVGDIAYLKVVSKTNIGAFVDFGLERDIFVPMKEQKYEIEKDNYYLFYIYLDKTNRIAATTDIDKYLENVEDDSYDIGSEVVGIVYGFQTNHTIMVAIDKKYRGIILKNEIFVDVKEGYELKLRVKKVYEDGKLGLTPRKKAVDERKSLEDDILNYLKKHEGFMPYNDKSSPEDIRKVFKESKNYFKNALGGLMKQDIVIQDEKGTFLKNK; encoded by the coding sequence GTGATACACATTGGAAAATTTAATAGTTTAAAAATCGTAAGAAAAGCAAGCTTTGGATATTATCTTGATGCAGGTACTGGCAATACTAGCGATGATATTTTGCTGCCAAATGGAAATGTAGTTGATGCTGATATTGATGTTGGAGATACAGTTGAAATCTTTTTATATAGAGATTCTAAAGATAGACTTGTAGCAACTATGAAAGAACCATTAGCTGAAGTGGGTGACATAGCATATTTAAAAGTCGTGTCTAAGACGAATATTGGAGCTTTTGTAGATTTTGGACTTGAAAGAGATATTTTTGTACCAATGAAAGAACAAAAATATGAAATTGAAAAGGACAATTATTATTTATTTTACATATACTTGGATAAAACAAATAGAATAGCAGCTACAACTGATATTGATAAATATCTAGAAAATGTCGAAGACGATAGCTATGATATAGGAAGTGAAGTTGTTGGTATAGTTTATGGTTTTCAAACGAATCATACTATAATGGTTGCAATTGATAAGAAATATAGAGGCATAATATTAAAAAATGAAATATTTGTAGATGTTAAAGAAGGATATGAATTAAAGCTTAGAGTCAAAAAAGTATATGAAGATGGAAAGTTAGGATTAACTCCTAGAAAAAAGGCAGTAGATGAGAGAAAGTCACTTGAAGACGATATATTGAATTATTTAAAGAAGCATGAAGGTTTTATGCCTTATAATGATAAAAGTTCTCCTGAAGATATAAGAAAAGTATTTAAGGAAAGTAAGAATTATTTTAAAAATGCACTTGGCGGCCTCATGAAACAAGACATAGTAATACAAGATGAAAAAGGAACTTTCTTAAAAAATAAATAA
- the argH gene encoding argininosuccinate lyase, whose amino-acid sequence MKLWGGRFKKAENKLMEDFNSSLSFDKILYREDIEGSIAHVKMLAKSNILTEEECESIQNGLKSILSDVESGKISIDGDYEDIHSFVETNLIERIGNVGKKLHTARSRNDQVALDLRLYAKKKAYEVIDNIEILQNTIIKLAEKNNFIMPGYTHLQRAQVVTFKHHIMAYHNMLLRDKKRIMNAIEILDENPLGCCALAGTTYDIDRNFTTKELGFKKPVDNFLDGVSDRDYIIELLSCFSIIMMHLSRLSEELILWSTKEFDFIQIDDEFSTGSSIMPQKKNPDAAELIRGKTGRVYGSLIALLTVMKGIPLAYNKDMQEDKEQFFNSLDTVLSCLKIMNGMLSTLKVKEKNTFKAVKHGFLNATEAADYLVNKGMPFRDAHKVIGEIVLYCEQNTKSIEDLSLEELKKFSTLFKEDVYSFIDYENTLSRGIKKELK is encoded by the coding sequence ATGAAACTTTGGGGTGGAAGATTTAAAAAGGCAGAAAATAAGCTTATGGAAGACTTTAATAGTTCCTTAAGTTTTGATAAAATTTTATACCGTGAAGATATAGAAGGCAGTATTGCACATGTAAAAATGCTTGCAAAATCAAATATATTAACTGAAGAAGAGTGTGAAAGCATACAAAATGGCCTGAAGTCAATACTATCTGATGTAGAAAGCGGCAAAATTTCCATAGATGGTGATTATGAAGATATTCACAGCTTTGTTGAGACAAATTTGATAGAGAGAATAGGTAATGTAGGTAAAAAACTTCATACTGCTAGAAGCAGAAATGATCAAGTTGCTTTGGACTTGAGATTATATGCAAAAAAGAAGGCATATGAAGTTATAGATAATATAGAAATTTTACAAAATACAATAATTAAACTTGCAGAAAAGAATAATTTTATAATGCCGGGATATACGCATCTTCAGAGAGCACAAGTAGTTACTTTTAAGCATCATATAATGGCATATCATAATATGCTTCTTAGGGATAAGAAAAGGATTATGAATGCAATTGAGATACTTGATGAAAATCCACTAGGATGCTGTGCATTAGCAGGGACTACATATGATATAGACAGAAACTTTACAACTAAGGAATTGGGATTTAAGAAGCCAGTTGACAATTTTTTAGATGGAGTAAGTGATAGGGATTATATTATTGAATTATTATCTTGTTTTTCAATAATTATGATGCACTTAAGCAGACTAAGTGAAGAACTTATTTTATGGAGCACGAAAGAATTTGATTTTATTCAGATAGATGATGAGTTTTCAACAGGAAGTAGTATTATGCCTCAAAAGAAAAATCCAGATGCTGCAGAACTCATAAGAGGCAAAACAGGGAGAGTATATGGTTCGCTAATTGCACTACTTACCGTTATGAAAGGCATTCCCCTTGCCTATAATAAAGATATGCAGGAAGATAAAGAGCAGTTTTTTAACTCCTTAGACACTGTATTGAGCTGTTTGAAAATTATGAACGGTATGCTCTCTACATTAAAAGTAAAAGAAAAAAATACATTCAAGGCAGTTAAACATGGTTTTTTAAATGCAACAGAAGCTGCTGATTATCTTGTAAACAAAGGTATGCCATTTAGAGATGCACATAAGGTTATAGGAGAAATTGTACTTTATTGTGAGCAAAATACCAAATCTATAGAAGATTTATCTCTAGAAGAACTTAAAAAATTTAGTACGTTGTTTAAAGAAGATGTATATAGTTTTATAGATTATGAAAACACTTTAAGTAGGGGCATAAAAAAGGAATTGAAATAG
- a CDS encoding SPFH domain-containing protein has protein sequence MLKIFLLIVLIVLFLIFVFCIKVVNTGYVIIIERFGQFHRILKPGWHIIIPFADFARRKISTKQRILDIQPQSVITQDNVKISIDNVIFYKVLNPKDSVYNIEDYKSGIIYSTITNMRNIVGNMTLDEVLSGRDKINSELLKVVDDITDAYGIKILSVEIKNILPPAEIQQAMEKQMRAERDKRAVILQAEGEKQSDIARAEGEKQAKILQAEAEKEANIKRAEGLRQSQLLEAEGKANAIEAIAAAQSEAIRKVNAAILESGTNETVIALKQVEALQEMAKNPANKLILPNETLSSLGSIAAIGEMLKGNK, from the coding sequence ATGTTAAAAATATTTTTATTAATTGTTTTAATTGTTTTGTTTTTAATTTTTGTTTTCTGTATAAAGGTTGTAAATACAGGATATGTAATTATAATAGAAAGATTTGGTCAATTTCATAGAATACTTAAACCAGGATGGCATATTATAATACCATTTGCAGATTTTGCAAGAAGAAAAATTTCAACTAAGCAGCGAATATTAGATATTCAACCTCAAAGTGTTATAACTCAAGATAATGTAAAGATATCAATAGATAATGTAATATTCTATAAGGTTTTGAATCCAAAGGATTCAGTATATAATATTGAAGATTATAAATCAGGTATAATATACAGCACTATAACAAATATGAGAAATATAGTAGGTAATATGACTTTAGATGAAGTTTTATCTGGAAGAGATAAAATAAACTCTGAACTTTTAAAAGTTGTAGATGATATTACAGATGCTTATGGAATAAAGATTCTCTCAGTTGAAATCAAGAATATACTGCCTCCTGCTGAAATACAACAAGCTATGGAAAAACAGATGAGGGCTGAAAGAGATAAGAGAGCAGTTATTTTGCAGGCAGAAGGAGAAAAGCAAAGTGATATAGCTAGAGCAGAAGGAGAAAAGCAAGCTAAGATACTTCAAGCAGAAGCTGAAAAAGAAGCAAATATAAAAAGAGCAGAAGGATTAAGACAATCACAACTTCTTGAAGCTGAAGGTAAGGCAAATGCTATAGAAGCAATAGCTGCGGCTCAGTCAGAGGCTATAAGGAAAGTTAATGCTGCAATACTAGAGTCAGGTACTAATGAGACAGTTATTGCATTGAAACAAGTTGAAGCTCTTCAGGAAATGGCTAAAAATCCTGCAAACAAACTCATACTTCCAAATGAAACTTTGTCATCACTAGGATCAATAGCAGCTATAGGTGAAATGTTAAAGGGAAATAAATAA
- a CDS encoding argininosuccinate synthase, translated as MKDKVVLAYSGGLDTSIIIPWLKENYDLDVIAVCINVGQEDDMEEVRKKALRTGAVKVYIEDVREEFVTDCLFKAVKADALYEGKYMLGTSLARPLMAKKLTEIAHAEGAKYIAHGCTGKGNDQVRFEIGIASFDPSIKIIAPWRIWDIKSREDAIDYANAKGVDVPVTKKKIYSVDKNLWHTSHEGGDLEDPKNEPKQDLYMMITPPEKAKDEATYIDLYFEQGVPKKLNGKEIKPVELIETLNKLGGENGIGIVDMVENRLVGMKSRGVYETPGGTILYAAHRELEGLTLDKNAFHFKQIVSQKYGELVYDGLWFTTLKEALDAFVETTQKNVTGTVKLKLYKGNVITAGVDAPHALFDQEISSFGASDLYSQKDAGGFINIFSLPSKIKAVVDKKED; from the coding sequence ATGAAAGATAAAGTTGTATTAGCATATTCAGGAGGATTAGATACTTCTATAATAATTCCATGGCTTAAGGAAAACTATGATTTAGATGTTATAGCAGTTTGTATAAATGTCGGCCAGGAAGATGATATGGAGGAAGTTAGAAAAAAAGCACTGAGAACAGGTGCAGTTAAAGTTTACATAGAAGATGTAAGAGAAGAATTTGTAACAGATTGTTTATTTAAAGCTGTAAAAGCTGATGCACTTTATGAAGGAAAATATATGTTAGGTACATCACTTGCAAGACCTTTAATGGCAAAAAAACTTACAGAAATAGCTCATGCGGAAGGTGCAAAATATATAGCTCATGGCTGTACAGGAAAAGGAAATGACCAAGTACGTTTTGAAATTGGGATAGCTTCTTTTGATCCTTCCATAAAGATAATTGCACCTTGGAGAATATGGGATATAAAATCAAGAGAAGATGCAATAGATTATGCAAATGCTAAGGGAGTAGATGTTCCAGTAACAAAGAAGAAGATATACTCGGTAGATAAGAATTTATGGCATACAAGTCATGAAGGTGGAGATTTGGAAGATCCTAAGAATGAACCTAAACAAGATTTATATATGATGATTACACCACCTGAAAAGGCAAAAGATGAAGCAACTTATATTGATTTATATTTTGAACAAGGCGTGCCTAAAAAGTTAAATGGAAAAGAAATTAAACCAGTTGAATTAATCGAAACTTTAAACAAATTAGGTGGAGAAAATGGAATAGGAATTGTTGATATGGTAGAAAATAGACTTGTAGGAATGAAGTCAAGAGGAGTTTATGAAACTCCAGGTGGAACAATTCTTTATGCAGCACATAGGGAACTTGAAGGATTAACTTTAGATAAAAATGCATTCCATTTTAAACAAATAGTATCTCAAAAATATGGGGAATTAGTGTATGATGGACTTTGGTTTACTACATTAAAAGAAGCATTGGATGCATTTGTAGAAACTACACAGAAAAATGTTACAGGTACAGTTAAACTTAAATTATATAAGGGCAATGTAATTACAGCAGGTGTAGATGCACCGCATGCTCTTTTCGATCAAGAAATTTCATCATTTGGAGCTAGTGATCTTTACAGTCAAAAGGATGCTGGAGGATTTATAAATATATTCTCTCTCCCATCTAAAATTAAAGCTGTGGTAGATAAGAAGGAAGATTAA
- a CDS encoding Lrp/AsnC ligand binding domain-containing protein — MSLKVNGLDDLDLQILDILINDSRTPFLEISRHCHVSGGTIHVRMKKMEDMNIIKGTKLIIDPSKLGYDVCCFIGIYLDTAKDFKTVVDQLALIKEIVELHYTTGEFALFLKVICKNINDLQSLLMNRIQSVDGVQRTDTFVSLFQPIDRNIELDIESPRN; from the coding sequence ATGAGCTTAAAAGTAAACGGATTAGACGATTTGGATCTTCAAATACTAGATATCCTAATAAATGATTCAAGAACTCCATTTCTTGAAATATCAAGACACTGTCATGTTAGCGGCGGTACAATTCATGTTAGGATGAAAAAGATGGAAGACATGAATATAATTAAAGGAACTAAATTAATAATAGATCCTTCAAAACTTGGATACGATGTTTGTTGTTTTATAGGAATATATTTAGATACAGCTAAAGATTTTAAAACCGTTGTAGATCAACTAGCTTTGATAAAAGAGATTGTAGAATTACATTATACAACTGGAGAATTTGCTTTATTTTTAAAAGTTATTTGTAAAAATATAAATGACTTACAAAGCTTACTAATGAATAGAATTCAATCTGTTGATGGAGTTCAAAGGACAGATACTTTTGTCTCCTTATTTCAACCTATTGATAGAAATATAGAATTAGATATAGAAAGTCCAAGAAATTAA
- a CDS encoding MBL fold metallo-hydrolase has protein sequence MKKRILILFIIFIFIGSTVYAKQGEYEVHFLDTGQSDCILIKAEDKNYLIDTGAAYYTDKILAYLKSLKVTKIDGLILTHYHDDHYGGLLKIADEINVDTVFLPSHYSEFKDYFRKELTNKNVNIKYISDNYDIKYKKMELKSLAPSEVSKKNENNNSIMLQGKIDDVHYLFAGDCEKKEEKYMIEMNKLEKCDVLKVPHHALNTSTTDELLDKICTKIAIVTSNGVETPDMKVINRMSQKGIIVIRTDIYGGIIIKKQILTTARGGVSIKL, from the coding sequence GTGAAAAAAAGGATACTTATATTATTTATTATATTTATATTTATAGGAAGTACCGTTTATGCAAAACAAGGAGAGTATGAAGTCCATTTTTTAGATACCGGACAGAGTGACTGCATATTAATTAAGGCAGAAGATAAGAACTATCTCATAGATACTGGAGCAGCATACTATACTGACAAAATATTAGCGTATCTAAAAAGCTTAAAAGTAACTAAGATAGATGGACTTATACTCACTCATTATCATGATGATCATTATGGTGGATTACTAAAAATAGCCGATGAAATAAATGTTGATACTGTTTTTTTACCTAGTCATTATAGTGAATTTAAAGATTACTTTCGTAAAGAACTAACAAATAAAAACGTAAATATCAAATATATAAGTGATAACTATGATATAAAATATAAGAAGATGGAATTAAAATCCTTAGCTCCTAGTGAAGTTAGCAAAAAAAATGAAAATAATAATTCAATTATGCTCCAGGGGAAAATAGATGATGTACATTACTTGTTTGCAGGAGATTGTGAAAAGAAAGAGGAAAAGTACATGATAGAGATGAATAAATTAGAAAAATGTGATGTACTAAAAGTACCGCATCATGCTTTAAATACAAGTACTACTGATGAGTTACTTGATAAAATTTGTACTAAAATAGCAATTGTAACTTCCAATGGAGTAGAAACTCCTGATATGAAGGTAATAAATAGAATGTCTCAAAAGGGAATTATAGTTATTAGAACGGATATATACGGGGGCATAATAATAAAGAAACAAATTTTAACTACAGCTAGAGGTGGAGTTAGCATAAAGCTTTAA
- a CDS encoding amino acid ABC transporter ATP-binding protein yields MENVITNNCVDFSPKQFMIEAANLTKKFNDLTVFENLNVSIKKGEVLVVIGPSGSGKSTFLRCLNHLEEINEGKVVIEGEELNPKDKKSLRKITTKMGMVFQNFNLFPHMTALENVMIGPSIVKKEKKEEVLEKARKLLAKVGLSDKEDYYPAKLSGGQKQRVAIARALAMNPDIMLFDEPTSALDPELVGEVLNVIKDLAKDGMTMVVVTHEMGFAKEVADRVIFMDGGKIVEQGRPEQIFSHPKEERTKSFLKKVLK; encoded by the coding sequence ATGGAGAATGTGATTACAAATAATTGTGTGGACTTTAGTCCCAAACAGTTTATGATAGAAGCTGCAAATTTAACTAAGAAATTTAATGATTTAACTGTTTTTGAAAATTTAAATGTTAGTATAAAAAAAGGAGAAGTGCTGGTTGTTATAGGACCATCCGGATCTGGAAAAAGTACATTTTTAAGATGCTTAAATCATTTAGAAGAAATAAATGAAGGAAAAGTAGTTATTGAAGGAGAAGAATTAAATCCTAAGGATAAAAAGTCACTCAGAAAAATTACTACTAAGATGGGTATGGTTTTTCAAAACTTCAACTTGTTTCCACATATGACTGCTTTAGAAAATGTAATGATTGGACCTTCAATTGTAAAAAAGGAGAAAAAAGAAGAAGTTTTAGAAAAGGCTAGAAAGCTTTTAGCAAAGGTTGGACTATCAGACAAGGAGGATTACTATCCAGCTAAACTTTCAGGTGGCCAAAAGCAGAGGGTTGCAATTGCAAGAGCTCTTGCAATGAATCCAGATATAATGTTATTTGATGAACCTACTTCAGCACTTGATCCTGAACTTGTAGGTGAAGTATTAAATGTTATAAAGGATCTTGCTAAAGATGGAATGACAATGGTCGTTGTAACTCATGAAATGGGGTTTGCAAAGGAAGTAGCAGATAGAGTTATATTTATGGATGGAGGAAAAATTGTAGAACAAGGCAGACCTGAGCAAATATTTTCTCATCCAAAAGAAGAGAGAACAAAATCATTTTTGAAAAAAGTTCTTAAATAA
- a CDS encoding NfeD family protein, producing the protein MNNFLILWIVIAIAALLIDIFTSSFFFVWFTIGAVAAIFAQVLGYSIIVQSIVFLIASSLSIVIGYPIVKKNIKATVKPTLLREQTYIGKEFIVDENMIDNKTIRIDGVLWSLENIGEKVLKGDKVTVVRLRGNKILVKKINK; encoded by the coding sequence ATGAATAATTTTTTGATATTATGGATTGTAATTGCAATTGCAGCTTTACTCATCGATATATTTACAAGTAGTTTTTTCTTTGTCTGGTTTACAATAGGAGCTGTAGCGGCAATTTTTGCTCAGGTTCTTGGATATTCAATAATTGTACAAAGTATTGTATTTTTAATAGCGAGTAGTTTATCAATAGTAATTGGTTATCCTATAGTTAAGAAGAATATAAAGGCTACAGTAAAACCTACTTTACTTAGAGAACAAACGTATATAGGTAAAGAATTTATAGTAGATGAAAATATGATAGATAATAAGACAATAAGGATCGATGGAGTACTTTGGAGCTTAGAGAATATAGGAGAGAAGGTATTAAAGGGAGATAAAGTAACAGTTGTAAGGTTAAGGGGAAATAAAATATTAGTTAAAAAGATAAATAAATAA